In a single window of the Roseiconus lacunae genome:
- the glgC gene encoding glucose-1-phosphate adenylyltransferase has translation MRDILTVILAGGRGSRLEPLTRDRAKPAVPFGGLYRIIDFVLSNCLNSDMRRLLLLTQYKAQSLDRHINLAWRQYFCRELGEFIDVVPPQQRIAGNWYSGTADAVYQNIYAIEREKPEHVVVLAGDHIYKMNYGPMVEFHRKRGADITIGALRVSVEEAKQFGVMQIDPDHRVVGFQEKPDAPIPTPEDPDVCLASMGIYVFSARFLFEALCNDATNMASDHDFGKNVIPGAINSHVVCAYPFMDENRKSDAYWRDVGTIDAYYEASMDLISIDPQLNLYDEHWPVRAFQPNLPPPKFVFGSEGGSTRRGTALDSLVCQGAIVSGGSVSRSILGPGVRVNSYASVEDSILFDDVNVGRRSRLRRVIVDKGVSIPAETEIGFDPAADAARGLKITESGLVVISRGEKIEPSKVAGSVG, from the coding sequence ATGCGTGACATCTTGACTGTGATTTTGGCCGGAGGGCGTGGCTCACGTCTCGAACCATTGACTCGTGATCGAGCCAAGCCGGCGGTTCCTTTCGGTGGTCTTTACCGAATCATTGACTTTGTGCTGAGCAACTGTTTGAACAGTGACATGCGTCGCCTATTGTTGCTCACGCAATACAAAGCGCAATCCCTTGATCGGCACATCAATCTGGCCTGGCGGCAGTACTTTTGTCGTGAGTTGGGCGAGTTCATCGACGTCGTCCCGCCGCAGCAACGAATCGCCGGTAACTGGTATTCGGGAACTGCCGATGCCGTGTACCAAAATATCTACGCGATCGAGCGGGAGAAGCCTGAACATGTGGTCGTCTTGGCAGGAGATCACATTTACAAGATGAACTATGGCCCGATGGTCGAGTTCCATCGTAAGCGTGGTGCCGACATCACCATCGGTGCACTCCGTGTGAGCGTCGAAGAGGCAAAGCAATTCGGTGTGATGCAGATTGATCCTGACCACCGAGTCGTTGGCTTTCAAGAAAAGCCGGACGCGCCGATCCCAACGCCGGAAGATCCCGATGTGTGTTTGGCGTCGATGGGCATTTACGTATTCAGCGCACGATTTCTTTTCGAGGCGCTTTGTAATGACGCGACCAACATGGCTAGCGACCATGACTTTGGAAAAAACGTGATCCCCGGAGCGATCAACTCGCACGTCGTGTGTGCTTATCCGTTCATGGACGAGAACCGCAAAAGCGACGCGTATTGGCGCGATGTTGGGACGATCGATGCGTATTACGAGGCGTCGATGGATTTGATTTCGATCGACCCCCAACTCAACCTTTACGACGAACACTGGCCGGTTCGCGCGTTCCAGCCTAATCTGCCTCCGCCGAAGTTTGTCTTCGGTAGTGAAGGCGGATCAACACGTCGGGGCACCGCGCTCGATTCGCTCGTGTGCCAGGGCGCGATCGTCAGCGGTGGCAGTGTATCGCGCAGCATATTGGGGCCAGGCGTCCGCGTGAATAGCTACGCTTCGGTCGAAGACAGTATCTTGTTCGATGACGTCAACGTCGGTCGTCGCAGCCGATTACGACGCGTCATTGTTGACAAGGGAGTCTCGATCCCGGCGGAAACCGAAATCGGTTTTGACCCAGCCGCCGACGCCGCCCGCGGTCTGAAGATTACCGAAAGTGGATTGGTGGTGATCAGTCGAGGCGAGAAAATCGAACCTTCGAAGGTCGCCGGTTCCGTCGGTTGA
- a CDS encoding tRNA (cytidine(34)-2'-O)-methyltransferase, giving the protein MSDAPDPNASPVPGGAGPVAHVVLYQPEIPPNTGNIGRSCVAVGAKLWIVRPAGFDYSDARVRRAGLDYWQHLDLEDAENWTELTEKLPATNIYYFSRFAERTIWDVEFDYGDCFVFGSESSGLPRSIVQPGDPQALRLPTTKVVRSLNLATTAGIVLFEQQRQLFRRYGTQPS; this is encoded by the coding sequence ATGTCTGACGCCCCCGATCCCAATGCCTCACCCGTTCCAGGTGGTGCCGGTCCCGTCGCCCACGTCGTGCTGTATCAACCGGAAATTCCACCGAACACCGGAAACATCGGTCGGTCATGTGTTGCCGTCGGTGCCAAACTCTGGATCGTTCGTCCCGCAGGATTCGATTACAGCGACGCCCGTGTTCGCCGCGCGGGACTAGATTACTGGCAGCACTTGGATCTCGAAGACGCCGAAAATTGGACGGAACTGACCGAGAAACTGCCTGCGACAAACATTTACTACTTCTCACGATTCGCCGAACGGACGATCTGGGATGTCGAGTTTGACTACGGCGACTGCTTTGTTTTCGGCAGCGAATCGAGTGGCCTGCCACGGTCCATCGTACAACCGGGCGACCCCCAAGCCCTACGATTGCCGACCACCAAAGTCGTCCGCAGCTTGAACTTGGCGACTACGGCCGGCATCGTGCTCTTCGAACAGCAGCGCCAATTGTTTCGGCGATACGGCACACAGCCGTCATAA
- a CDS encoding AEC family transporter: MEEFKPIIASVIAVFLVMGVGAVCRWAGWLTAEADRTLANLTANVLLPAYFLKNFSSRESADQLESLATTWQAPLMGFLTTAIGFGIALLFARKIGPLVGLKTDASQRAFALCAGICNYGYIPLPLAERFYQTAVIDLIVHNVGVTIALWSIGISIISGTGGDSWKKTLTSIPLWAVVLSIAMSLVGLTEKIPDSVQTAIDSLGSCAIPMGLLLSGAIIIDFVRDRSWIMAPGVILSAIGIRQILLPAILIVTSGAVVTTTDLRTVAMLQAAMPSAVFPIVLAKLYDRDTQTALRVVLGTSLAGLVMIPLWLAIGAWWLGLSQPASTPS, translated from the coding sequence ATGGAAGAGTTCAAGCCCATTATCGCATCCGTCATCGCCGTCTTTCTCGTCATGGGCGTTGGAGCGGTGTGCCGTTGGGCGGGGTGGCTGACCGCCGAAGCCGACCGGACGTTGGCCAACTTGACGGCGAACGTTTTATTGCCCGCCTACTTCCTAAAGAACTTTTCCTCGCGCGAGTCTGCCGACCAACTCGAGTCATTGGCCACCACTTGGCAGGCGCCGTTGATGGGGTTTTTGACCACGGCGATTGGTTTTGGAATTGCATTGCTTTTCGCCCGCAAGATCGGCCCGCTGGTCGGATTAAAAACCGATGCGTCACAGCGTGCCTTCGCGTTGTGTGCGGGAATTTGTAATTACGGCTATATTCCCTTGCCGCTTGCCGAGCGGTTCTATCAGACAGCCGTCATCGATTTGATCGTCCACAACGTTGGTGTGACGATCGCCCTGTGGTCGATTGGGATTTCAATCATCAGCGGGACGGGGGGCGATAGCTGGAAGAAAACACTGACCAGCATTCCCTTGTGGGCGGTCGTTTTGTCGATCGCGATGAGTCTCGTTGGGCTGACCGAAAAGATTCCCGATTCAGTTCAGACGGCGATCGATTCGCTGGGGTCTTGCGCGATCCCGATGGGGCTGTTGCTCAGCGGAGCGATCATCATTGATTTCGTTCGAGACCGATCTTGGATCATGGCGCCCGGTGTAATTTTGTCCGCGATCGGGATCCGTCAGATTTTGTTGCCGGCGATCTTGATCGTCACCAGCGGCGCGGTCGTCACGACGACCGATTTACGAACCGTTGCAATGCTGCAGGCAGCGATGCCGTCGGCGGTCTTTCCGATCGTGTTGGCAAAGCTTTACGATCGCGACACGCAAACCGCACTTCGCGTGGTGCTGGGAACCTCGCTGGCGGGACTGGTCATGATCCCGCTATGGCTGGCAATCGGTGCGTGGTGGTTAGGCCTCTCGCAACCCGCGAGTACGCCTTCGTAA
- a CDS encoding O-antigen ligase family protein, whose product MPQPPLRHPPVHSQRVRQQVTRHGILLTKLADMRTWLSSAQTRTRFCIAVIYLLPLLTYTTPGIPPENAGLDRYFALTKAILLASTVAIGSLIIVFGFRSNSIDRSVQSFGGWLLFFAWAVTTILWSPLKTVSLSQAGGLFSLLLHSIIVASVCDHRGNVSRLFRHLCQSLILLATFIVTVYVFDPVTSGLDREILNVQGDGLVHPTASGAAAALGLLLATIAYTAFRFHWSARVLAVSILTCGPLLLLSNSRTATVLAGLIIPVCLFSFGSTRRRGAMIVGAAVLSLVVIIVDPGFTLIDQGLGSSVQYLMRGQDLAQLRQASGRQEMWTAIWSEYLHAPLTGHGYYVTSRTGSLYVWNHFANHTAHNIYLQIFAGTGLIGFTLWSVAMVTVIVQCWRLWEIDRFTRHLAWSLFFCALWYMGWSLGSASFMGPLRYESVIAFTLLGIGVGQSYRDAIRNSRIST is encoded by the coding sequence ATGCCCCAGCCGCCGCTTCGCCATCCGCCGGTGCATTCACAACGAGTCAGGCAGCAGGTGACTCGGCACGGCATCTTACTGACCAAACTCGCCGACATGCGAACTTGGTTGTCGAGTGCCCAAACCCGGACACGGTTCTGCATCGCGGTGATCTATCTGCTTCCGCTGCTTACATACACTACACCTGGAATTCCGCCGGAGAACGCCGGACTGGATCGATACTTCGCGCTCACCAAAGCCATTCTCTTGGCATCGACCGTCGCGATCGGTTCACTGATTATCGTGTTCGGTTTTCGCTCGAATTCGATCGACCGGTCAGTTCAATCGTTCGGCGGATGGCTGCTCTTTTTCGCATGGGCGGTGACCACCATTTTATGGTCACCGTTAAAAACGGTTTCGCTTAGCCAAGCCGGCGGTCTATTCTCATTGTTGCTGCATTCGATCATTGTCGCTTCGGTCTGCGACCATCGCGGGAATGTTTCACGGCTTTTTCGGCACCTCTGCCAAAGTCTAATTCTGTTGGCGACCTTCATCGTAACGGTCTACGTCTTCGATCCGGTGACTTCGGGACTGGACCGTGAAATTCTGAACGTCCAAGGCGACGGTTTGGTTCACCCGACGGCGTCAGGCGCCGCCGCCGCACTTGGGTTACTGCTGGCAACGATTGCGTACACCGCGTTTCGCTTTCATTGGTCAGCTCGCGTGCTGGCCGTTAGTATTTTGACCTGTGGCCCGCTGCTGCTGCTTAGCAACAGTCGTACGGCGACGGTGCTCGCCGGACTGATCATCCCGGTATGTCTGTTTTCCTTTGGTTCGACCCGTCGCCGCGGCGCGATGATTGTCGGTGCGGCGGTTCTCTCGCTGGTGGTAATCATCGTCGATCCGGGCTTCACACTGATCGATCAAGGGCTCGGATCGAGCGTTCAATATCTGATGCGAGGCCAAGACCTTGCCCAGTTGCGTCAAGCTTCCGGTAGGCAAGAGATGTGGACCGCGATTTGGTCGGAATACTTACACGCTCCGCTGACCGGTCATGGTTATTATGTGACCAGTCGAACCGGCAGCCTTTACGTTTGGAATCACTTTGCCAACCACACCGCCCACAACATCTACCTGCAAATCTTCGCGGGGACCGGGCTGATCGGTTTCACGCTATGGAGCGTTGCCATGGTCACGGTGATCGTCCAATGCTGGCGACTATGGGAAATCGACCGCTTCACCCGTCACCTTGCGTGGTCACTATTCTTCTGTGCGTTGTGGTATATGGGCTGGAGCCTTGGCAGTGCGTCGTTCATGGGTCCGCTGCGTTATGAATCTGTGATCGCGTTCACGTTGCTTGGGATCGGCGTCGGCCAAAGCTACCGCGACGCAATTCGAAACAGCAGAATCTCAACCTGA
- a CDS encoding GumC family protein has protein sequence MDLLVIWARSIRRHVVLTFAPVVIIVALTVLVILYFPRTYRSRSQLLLRVGHENATIDPTVEAAGQMVNLQVTRKNDIETALQVMHSRSVLAEVVDRLGSELILQGDRAANQTSAVTEQATDSAAGWLSQLKNSAGAAIASIDPITDRERAIRELGSHLEVFATSEASVVDAEYRAKSPTLAQQILATWLNCYLGKHAELHRTSGAHQFFLAEEDEMRTKLEQAYADLRAAKTESELVTVAGHQKLLENQLAQVRQSLSQTETLLAGSQARSEILLASLSKTENRTVTDEVKGKANEARDEMRGRLFELEVLEREFAAKYKSDHPRLITIRSQLAEAQQIVDQQDEGRAEITSGINPVFQQLQQELLMEKAAEAGHQRQRETLLAQVKQLQSEMADLNTTEQHISFLDRRVDVLQRQYAEHSKRLDQARIDEALRQRRITSVNVIQNASLEERPISPKKSLVAALGMFASFATILGLPLLLAGWDETKQASEPLTDLPACPPINATGSSNRADEEEARLDSMFQDTTPQPSGAASHDNEDPAKRLAK, from the coding sequence ATGGACCTTCTCGTCATCTGGGCCCGATCGATTCGCCGGCACGTCGTTTTGACGTTTGCCCCGGTCGTGATCATCGTTGCCTTGACGGTATTGGTGATTCTGTATTTTCCACGCACCTACCGCTCGCGATCACAACTGTTGCTTCGGGTCGGCCACGAAAATGCCACGATCGACCCGACCGTCGAAGCTGCCGGACAGATGGTCAACTTGCAGGTGACGCGCAAGAACGACATCGAAACCGCGCTCCAAGTGATGCACAGCCGATCGGTGCTCGCCGAAGTCGTCGATCGACTCGGTTCCGAACTGATCCTGCAAGGCGATCGCGCCGCCAACCAAACCTCTGCGGTCACCGAACAAGCGACTGATTCAGCCGCCGGCTGGCTCAGTCAACTAAAAAACTCCGCCGGTGCGGCAATCGCATCGATCGATCCGATCACCGACCGCGAACGAGCCATCCGCGAACTTGGCAGCCACCTAGAGGTCTTTGCCACCAGCGAAGCAAGCGTGGTCGATGCCGAGTACCGAGCAAAATCACCCACCCTCGCACAGCAGATCCTCGCGACTTGGCTGAATTGCTACCTCGGCAAACATGCCGAACTGCACCGAACCAGCGGCGCTCATCAATTCTTTCTTGCCGAAGAAGATGAAATGCGTACCAAGCTCGAACAGGCTTATGCGGATTTGCGAGCGGCGAAAACGGAAAGTGAGTTGGTCACCGTCGCCGGGCATCAAAAGCTGCTCGAGAATCAACTCGCCCAAGTGCGACAATCGTTGTCTCAGACCGAAACGCTGCTCGCCGGAAGCCAAGCTCGCTCCGAAATACTACTCGCCTCTTTATCCAAAACCGAAAACCGCACCGTCACCGACGAGGTCAAAGGCAAGGCGAACGAAGCCCGTGACGAAATGCGCGGCCGGTTGTTCGAGTTGGAAGTCCTCGAAAGAGAGTTTGCCGCAAAATACAAGTCCGATCATCCACGACTGATCACCATCCGTAGCCAACTCGCCGAAGCCCAACAAATCGTCGACCAGCAGGACGAAGGTCGCGCCGAAATCACCAGCGGGATCAACCCCGTGTTTCAGCAATTGCAACAAGAACTGCTGATGGAGAAAGCCGCCGAAGCGGGGCATCAACGACAACGTGAAACCCTGCTCGCCCAAGTCAAACAACTGCAGTCAGAAATGGCTGACCTGAATACGACCGAGCAACACATTTCGTTTTTGGATCGCCGCGTCGATGTACTCCAACGTCAGTATGCCGAACACAGCAAACGATTGGACCAAGCGAGGATTGACGAAGCGCTGCGGCAACGTCGCATTACAAGCGTGAACGTGATTCAGAATGCGAGCCTCGAAGAACGGCCGATCAGCCCCAAGAAATCGCTCGTCGCCGCGTTGGGCATGTTCGCTAGCTTCGCAACAATTCTTGGTTTGCCGTTACTACTCGCCGGCTGGGATGAAACAAAGCAGGCATCAGAACCGCTGACCGATCTCCCTGCTTGTCCTCCGATAAACGCAACTGGATCGTCGAACCGAGCAGACGAGGAAGAAGCTCGCTTGGATTCGATGTTCCAAGACACCACTCCTCAACCGTCAGGTGCTGCGTCACATGACAATGAAGACCCCGCCAAGCGGCTGGCGAAGTAA